The proteins below are encoded in one region of Rhododendron vialii isolate Sample 1 chromosome 7a, ASM3025357v1:
- the LOC131332308 gene encoding transcription initiation factor TFIID subunit 4b isoform X1 → MDPSIMKLLEEDEDETMHSGADVEAFTAALNRDIEGDNTSTSQPSDSDTAALSKGIYRTSSQLFPPWHTSSQDETANSRSQQNLNGSQQQAQHSSETDLKQHGSGPENQRQQIDNQLLDDRRQRQAEQNTLHFSRPPSIHNSEKNPELPKINQHAAATEQKPGNPRGQVPFGLLLPLLTPQLDKDRSMQLQTVFNKLKKNEISKDIFVQNMRSIVGDQMLKIAVYKLHAQGKQARNSQTGPNQLSLQSQASAQEQHQKMQTVGPHQGNVPQSFAQLHQKGGTSDMSHIPSSASQLKSDSANSTMGKKPSFPIYGSAGNSYHPFSGSNVNASAASLKQQPHDSQMRQASVHQSIDANQNLVHWQSSTGQEQKNGAQSSMAYVKQEPVDQGNEQQYKSLLSSPRGLSSFSPSQAHGNAMTGTLKDDALEMHSARMGFSGITSTVPSNTASSSMTAQLDPNNSLSSRIPSALTPVGPGNNAKTPPKRPPIGQKKPLESLGSSPPLSSKKQKVSGTFADQSIDQLNDVTAVSGVNLREEEEQLLSGPKEESRVSEASRRVVQEEEERLILQKIPLQKKLAEIMSKCGVKSSSNDVERCLSLCVEERMRGLISNLIRLSKQRVDIEKPRHQTIVTSDVRKQILAINQKAREEWEKKQSEAEKLQKLNELDGDAGVDGDKERDDGRVKTLKANKDEDDKMRATAANVAARAAVGGDDMLSKWQLMAEQARQKREGGGVDVASGSQQGKEMSFKPSSTSAKNARDIEGGEKRVPSAASLAFGSSRKLARNQVVVPQTKATPSISIKDVIAVLEREPQMSKSTVMYRLYEKMRGDAVAE, encoded by the exons CAGCTTTATCTAAAGGAATCTATCGCACTTCCAGTCAGTTATTTCCCCCATGGCACACTTCCAGCCAAGATGAAACAGCGAATTCTCGAAGTCAACAAAATCTGAATGGGTCCCAGCAACAGGCTCAACATTCATCTGAGACGGATCTAAAGCAACATGGATCTGGTCCTGAGAATCAGCGGCAACAGATTGACAATCAATTGCTAGATGATCGTCGACAACGGCAAGCAGAACAAAATACCCTCCATTTTTCTAGACCACCCAGCATTCATAATTCTGAAAAAAATCCCGAGTTACCAAAAATTAACCAACATGCAGCGGCAACAGAACAGAAGCCCGGGAATCCACGTGGACAAGTGCCTTTTGGCCTGTTGCTACCACTCTTAACACCTCAACTAGATAAAGACAGATCCATGCAACTTCAAACTGTTTTTAATAAACTGAAG aAAAATGAAATCTCCAAAGATATCTTTGTCCAGAACATGAGATCTATTGTTGGGGACCAGATGCTCAAGATCGCAGTGTATAAATTACATGCTCAG GGAAAACAGGCTCGAAACTCGCAGACTGGACCCAACCAGTTATCATTACAATCCCAAGCTTCTGCACAAGAACAGCATCAGAAAATGCAAACTGTTGGTCCTCATCAGGGAAATGTTCCCCAGTCATTTGCACAACTTCACCAGAAGGGAGGCACCAGTGACATGTCACATATCCCGTCTTCTGCATCACAACTGAAATCTGATTCAGCCAATTCGACAATGGGCAAGAAGCCATCTTTTCCAATTTATGGAAGTGCAGGCAATAGTTATCACCCATTTTCTGGATCTAATGTTAATGCTTCAGCCGCATCTCTCAAACAGCAACCCCATGATTCACAAATGAGGCAAGCTTCAGTTCATCAAAGCATTGATGCAAATCAG AATTTGGTTCATTGGCAATCATCAACTGGTCAAGAGCAGAAAAATGGTGCTCAATCATCGATGGCTTACGTTAAACAAGAGCCTGTTGATCAGGGGAATGAGCAACAGTACAAATCACTTCTGTCTTCCCCCAGGGGGTTGTCTTCTTTCTCCCCTTCACAGGCACATGGGAATGCAATGACAGGAACTTTAAAGGATGATGCCCTTGAGATGCATTCCGCCAGGATGGGGTTCTCCGGGATTACAAGTACGGTGCCTTCTAATACTGCATCTTCTTCTATGACAGCACAGCTGGACCCCAATAACTCG TTAAGTTCTCGAATCCCATCTGCACTTACTCCAGTTGGACCTGGAAATAATGCAAAGACTCCCCCGAAAAGGCCTCCTATTGGTCAGAAGAAACCACTTGAATCCCTTGGTTCGTCGCCACCTCTATCAAG TAAGAAGCAAAAAGTATCTGGGACCTTTGCGGATCAAAGCATCGATCAACTCAATGATGTAACTGCTGTTAGCGGAGTTAATCTTAGG GAAGAGGAAGAACAGCTGCTTTCCGGGCCCAAGGAAGAAAGTCGAGTTTCAGAAGCATCTCGAAGGGTTgtgcaagaagaagaagaaaggctGATTTTGCAGAAAATACCCCTTCAAAAGAAATTGGCAGAAATCA TGTCAAAATGCGGTGTGAAAAGTTCAAGCAATGATGTGGAGAGATGCTTGTCACTG TGTGTAGAGGAAAGAATGCGTGGGCTGATAAGTAATCTGATCAGACTGTCAAAGCAG CGGGTTGATATTGAGAAGCCAAGGCACCAAACTATTGTAACTTCAGATGTTCGGAAGCAGATCTTGGCGATTAACCAGAAAGCCAGGGAAGAATGGGAGAAAAAGCAGTCGGAAGCAGAAAAACTCCAAAAGCTCAATGAA CTAGATGGTGATGCTGGAGTTGATGGTGATAAGGAGAGAGATGATGGTCGTGTGAAAACACTTAAG GCAAACAAAGACGAGGATGACAAGATGCGGGccacagctgcaaatgttgCTGCCCGAGCTGCTGTTGGAGGGGATGATATGCTGTCAAAATGGCAGCTAATGGCTGAGCAGGCCCGACAGAAACGTGAAGGAGGGGGAGTCGATGTGGCTTCTGGTTCTCAGCAGGGCAAAGAAATGAGTTTCAAGCCTTCATCAACCTCTGCAAAAAATGCAAGGGATATTGAAGGAGGAGAGAAAAGAGTCCCCTCAGCTGCTTCTTTGGCATTTG GGTCGAGTAGGAAATTGGCGAGGAATCAAGTTGTGGTGCCTCAAACTAAAGCCACTCCCTCTATCTCGATTAAGGATGTTATTGCTGTCCTCGAAAGGGAGCCCCAGATGTCGAAGTCTACAGTGATGTATCGCTTGTATGAAAAAATG
- the LOC131332308 gene encoding transcription initiation factor TFIID subunit 4b isoform X2, producing the protein MDPSIMKLLEEDEDETMHSGADVEAFTAALNRDIEGDNTSTSQPSDSDTALSKGIYRTSSQLFPPWHTSSQDETANSRSQQNLNGSQQQAQHSSETDLKQHGSGPENQRQQIDNQLLDDRRQRQAEQNTLHFSRPPSIHNSEKNPELPKINQHAAATEQKPGNPRGQVPFGLLLPLLTPQLDKDRSMQLQTVFNKLKKNEISKDIFVQNMRSIVGDQMLKIAVYKLHAQGKQARNSQTGPNQLSLQSQASAQEQHQKMQTVGPHQGNVPQSFAQLHQKGGTSDMSHIPSSASQLKSDSANSTMGKKPSFPIYGSAGNSYHPFSGSNVNASAASLKQQPHDSQMRQASVHQSIDANQNLVHWQSSTGQEQKNGAQSSMAYVKQEPVDQGNEQQYKSLLSSPRGLSSFSPSQAHGNAMTGTLKDDALEMHSARMGFSGITSTVPSNTASSSMTAQLDPNNSLSSRIPSALTPVGPGNNAKTPPKRPPIGQKKPLESLGSSPPLSSKKQKVSGTFADQSIDQLNDVTAVSGVNLREEEEQLLSGPKEESRVSEASRRVVQEEEERLILQKIPLQKKLAEIMSKCGVKSSSNDVERCLSLCVEERMRGLISNLIRLSKQRVDIEKPRHQTIVTSDVRKQILAINQKAREEWEKKQSEAEKLQKLNELDGDAGVDGDKERDDGRVKTLKANKDEDDKMRATAANVAARAAVGGDDMLSKWQLMAEQARQKREGGGVDVASGSQQGKEMSFKPSSTSAKNARDIEGGEKRVPSAASLAFGSSRKLARNQVVVPQTKATPSISIKDVIAVLEREPQMSKSTVMYRLYEKMRGDAVAE; encoded by the exons CTTTATCTAAAGGAATCTATCGCACTTCCAGTCAGTTATTTCCCCCATGGCACACTTCCAGCCAAGATGAAACAGCGAATTCTCGAAGTCAACAAAATCTGAATGGGTCCCAGCAACAGGCTCAACATTCATCTGAGACGGATCTAAAGCAACATGGATCTGGTCCTGAGAATCAGCGGCAACAGATTGACAATCAATTGCTAGATGATCGTCGACAACGGCAAGCAGAACAAAATACCCTCCATTTTTCTAGACCACCCAGCATTCATAATTCTGAAAAAAATCCCGAGTTACCAAAAATTAACCAACATGCAGCGGCAACAGAACAGAAGCCCGGGAATCCACGTGGACAAGTGCCTTTTGGCCTGTTGCTACCACTCTTAACACCTCAACTAGATAAAGACAGATCCATGCAACTTCAAACTGTTTTTAATAAACTGAAG aAAAATGAAATCTCCAAAGATATCTTTGTCCAGAACATGAGATCTATTGTTGGGGACCAGATGCTCAAGATCGCAGTGTATAAATTACATGCTCAG GGAAAACAGGCTCGAAACTCGCAGACTGGACCCAACCAGTTATCATTACAATCCCAAGCTTCTGCACAAGAACAGCATCAGAAAATGCAAACTGTTGGTCCTCATCAGGGAAATGTTCCCCAGTCATTTGCACAACTTCACCAGAAGGGAGGCACCAGTGACATGTCACATATCCCGTCTTCTGCATCACAACTGAAATCTGATTCAGCCAATTCGACAATGGGCAAGAAGCCATCTTTTCCAATTTATGGAAGTGCAGGCAATAGTTATCACCCATTTTCTGGATCTAATGTTAATGCTTCAGCCGCATCTCTCAAACAGCAACCCCATGATTCACAAATGAGGCAAGCTTCAGTTCATCAAAGCATTGATGCAAATCAG AATTTGGTTCATTGGCAATCATCAACTGGTCAAGAGCAGAAAAATGGTGCTCAATCATCGATGGCTTACGTTAAACAAGAGCCTGTTGATCAGGGGAATGAGCAACAGTACAAATCACTTCTGTCTTCCCCCAGGGGGTTGTCTTCTTTCTCCCCTTCACAGGCACATGGGAATGCAATGACAGGAACTTTAAAGGATGATGCCCTTGAGATGCATTCCGCCAGGATGGGGTTCTCCGGGATTACAAGTACGGTGCCTTCTAATACTGCATCTTCTTCTATGACAGCACAGCTGGACCCCAATAACTCG TTAAGTTCTCGAATCCCATCTGCACTTACTCCAGTTGGACCTGGAAATAATGCAAAGACTCCCCCGAAAAGGCCTCCTATTGGTCAGAAGAAACCACTTGAATCCCTTGGTTCGTCGCCACCTCTATCAAG TAAGAAGCAAAAAGTATCTGGGACCTTTGCGGATCAAAGCATCGATCAACTCAATGATGTAACTGCTGTTAGCGGAGTTAATCTTAGG GAAGAGGAAGAACAGCTGCTTTCCGGGCCCAAGGAAGAAAGTCGAGTTTCAGAAGCATCTCGAAGGGTTgtgcaagaagaagaagaaaggctGATTTTGCAGAAAATACCCCTTCAAAAGAAATTGGCAGAAATCA TGTCAAAATGCGGTGTGAAAAGTTCAAGCAATGATGTGGAGAGATGCTTGTCACTG TGTGTAGAGGAAAGAATGCGTGGGCTGATAAGTAATCTGATCAGACTGTCAAAGCAG CGGGTTGATATTGAGAAGCCAAGGCACCAAACTATTGTAACTTCAGATGTTCGGAAGCAGATCTTGGCGATTAACCAGAAAGCCAGGGAAGAATGGGAGAAAAAGCAGTCGGAAGCAGAAAAACTCCAAAAGCTCAATGAA CTAGATGGTGATGCTGGAGTTGATGGTGATAAGGAGAGAGATGATGGTCGTGTGAAAACACTTAAG GCAAACAAAGACGAGGATGACAAGATGCGGGccacagctgcaaatgttgCTGCCCGAGCTGCTGTTGGAGGGGATGATATGCTGTCAAAATGGCAGCTAATGGCTGAGCAGGCCCGACAGAAACGTGAAGGAGGGGGAGTCGATGTGGCTTCTGGTTCTCAGCAGGGCAAAGAAATGAGTTTCAAGCCTTCATCAACCTCTGCAAAAAATGCAAGGGATATTGAAGGAGGAGAGAAAAGAGTCCCCTCAGCTGCTTCTTTGGCATTTG GGTCGAGTAGGAAATTGGCGAGGAATCAAGTTGTGGTGCCTCAAACTAAAGCCACTCCCTCTATCTCGATTAAGGATGTTATTGCTGTCCTCGAAAGGGAGCCCCAGATGTCGAAGTCTACAGTGATGTATCGCTTGTATGAAAAAATG
- the LOC131332308 gene encoding transcription initiation factor TFIID subunit 4b isoform X3 produces MDPSIMKLLEEDEDETMHSGADVEAFTAALNRDIEGDNTSTSQPSDSDTGIYRTSSQLFPPWHTSSQDETANSRSQQNLNGSQQQAQHSSETDLKQHGSGPENQRQQIDNQLLDDRRQRQAEQNTLHFSRPPSIHNSEKNPELPKINQHAAATEQKPGNPRGQVPFGLLLPLLTPQLDKDRSMQLQTVFNKLKKNEISKDIFVQNMRSIVGDQMLKIAVYKLHAQGKQARNSQTGPNQLSLQSQASAQEQHQKMQTVGPHQGNVPQSFAQLHQKGGTSDMSHIPSSASQLKSDSANSTMGKKPSFPIYGSAGNSYHPFSGSNVNASAASLKQQPHDSQMRQASVHQSIDANQNLVHWQSSTGQEQKNGAQSSMAYVKQEPVDQGNEQQYKSLLSSPRGLSSFSPSQAHGNAMTGTLKDDALEMHSARMGFSGITSTVPSNTASSSMTAQLDPNNSLSSRIPSALTPVGPGNNAKTPPKRPPIGQKKPLESLGSSPPLSSKKQKVSGTFADQSIDQLNDVTAVSGVNLREEEEQLLSGPKEESRVSEASRRVVQEEEERLILQKIPLQKKLAEIMSKCGVKSSSNDVERCLSLCVEERMRGLISNLIRLSKQRVDIEKPRHQTIVTSDVRKQILAINQKAREEWEKKQSEAEKLQKLNELDGDAGVDGDKERDDGRVKTLKANKDEDDKMRATAANVAARAAVGGDDMLSKWQLMAEQARQKREGGGVDVASGSQQGKEMSFKPSSTSAKNARDIEGGEKRVPSAASLAFGSSRKLARNQVVVPQTKATPSISIKDVIAVLEREPQMSKSTVMYRLYEKMRGDAVAE; encoded by the exons GAATCTATCGCACTTCCAGTCAGTTATTTCCCCCATGGCACACTTCCAGCCAAGATGAAACAGCGAATTCTCGAAGTCAACAAAATCTGAATGGGTCCCAGCAACAGGCTCAACATTCATCTGAGACGGATCTAAAGCAACATGGATCTGGTCCTGAGAATCAGCGGCAACAGATTGACAATCAATTGCTAGATGATCGTCGACAACGGCAAGCAGAACAAAATACCCTCCATTTTTCTAGACCACCCAGCATTCATAATTCTGAAAAAAATCCCGAGTTACCAAAAATTAACCAACATGCAGCGGCAACAGAACAGAAGCCCGGGAATCCACGTGGACAAGTGCCTTTTGGCCTGTTGCTACCACTCTTAACACCTCAACTAGATAAAGACAGATCCATGCAACTTCAAACTGTTTTTAATAAACTGAAG aAAAATGAAATCTCCAAAGATATCTTTGTCCAGAACATGAGATCTATTGTTGGGGACCAGATGCTCAAGATCGCAGTGTATAAATTACATGCTCAG GGAAAACAGGCTCGAAACTCGCAGACTGGACCCAACCAGTTATCATTACAATCCCAAGCTTCTGCACAAGAACAGCATCAGAAAATGCAAACTGTTGGTCCTCATCAGGGAAATGTTCCCCAGTCATTTGCACAACTTCACCAGAAGGGAGGCACCAGTGACATGTCACATATCCCGTCTTCTGCATCACAACTGAAATCTGATTCAGCCAATTCGACAATGGGCAAGAAGCCATCTTTTCCAATTTATGGAAGTGCAGGCAATAGTTATCACCCATTTTCTGGATCTAATGTTAATGCTTCAGCCGCATCTCTCAAACAGCAACCCCATGATTCACAAATGAGGCAAGCTTCAGTTCATCAAAGCATTGATGCAAATCAG AATTTGGTTCATTGGCAATCATCAACTGGTCAAGAGCAGAAAAATGGTGCTCAATCATCGATGGCTTACGTTAAACAAGAGCCTGTTGATCAGGGGAATGAGCAACAGTACAAATCACTTCTGTCTTCCCCCAGGGGGTTGTCTTCTTTCTCCCCTTCACAGGCACATGGGAATGCAATGACAGGAACTTTAAAGGATGATGCCCTTGAGATGCATTCCGCCAGGATGGGGTTCTCCGGGATTACAAGTACGGTGCCTTCTAATACTGCATCTTCTTCTATGACAGCACAGCTGGACCCCAATAACTCG TTAAGTTCTCGAATCCCATCTGCACTTACTCCAGTTGGACCTGGAAATAATGCAAAGACTCCCCCGAAAAGGCCTCCTATTGGTCAGAAGAAACCACTTGAATCCCTTGGTTCGTCGCCACCTCTATCAAG TAAGAAGCAAAAAGTATCTGGGACCTTTGCGGATCAAAGCATCGATCAACTCAATGATGTAACTGCTGTTAGCGGAGTTAATCTTAGG GAAGAGGAAGAACAGCTGCTTTCCGGGCCCAAGGAAGAAAGTCGAGTTTCAGAAGCATCTCGAAGGGTTgtgcaagaagaagaagaaaggctGATTTTGCAGAAAATACCCCTTCAAAAGAAATTGGCAGAAATCA TGTCAAAATGCGGTGTGAAAAGTTCAAGCAATGATGTGGAGAGATGCTTGTCACTG TGTGTAGAGGAAAGAATGCGTGGGCTGATAAGTAATCTGATCAGACTGTCAAAGCAG CGGGTTGATATTGAGAAGCCAAGGCACCAAACTATTGTAACTTCAGATGTTCGGAAGCAGATCTTGGCGATTAACCAGAAAGCCAGGGAAGAATGGGAGAAAAAGCAGTCGGAAGCAGAAAAACTCCAAAAGCTCAATGAA CTAGATGGTGATGCTGGAGTTGATGGTGATAAGGAGAGAGATGATGGTCGTGTGAAAACACTTAAG GCAAACAAAGACGAGGATGACAAGATGCGGGccacagctgcaaatgttgCTGCCCGAGCTGCTGTTGGAGGGGATGATATGCTGTCAAAATGGCAGCTAATGGCTGAGCAGGCCCGACAGAAACGTGAAGGAGGGGGAGTCGATGTGGCTTCTGGTTCTCAGCAGGGCAAAGAAATGAGTTTCAAGCCTTCATCAACCTCTGCAAAAAATGCAAGGGATATTGAAGGAGGAGAGAAAAGAGTCCCCTCAGCTGCTTCTTTGGCATTTG GGTCGAGTAGGAAATTGGCGAGGAATCAAGTTGTGGTGCCTCAAACTAAAGCCACTCCCTCTATCTCGATTAAGGATGTTATTGCTGTCCTCGAAAGGGAGCCCCAGATGTCGAAGTCTACAGTGATGTATCGCTTGTATGAAAAAATG